The following coding sequences lie in one Epinephelus lanceolatus isolate andai-2023 chromosome 24, ASM4190304v1, whole genome shotgun sequence genomic window:
- the LOC117249965 gene encoding sorting nexin-9-like isoform X1, which produces MALQAEVLYDFTAEPGNNELSVRRGETICVLDQTVGGGWIKAQNSSGQTGLVPEGYLQLQVGGVSEGSGDSWGAGAFVSNTTEGWDSRGFTQTQQAAVEYDDGEWDDDWDDQSVGGYHGDNQLDEEGGALGRSAHGPSMKISLNRFPFSKGPSPEVFLLAKPPANSRDRLPVYMGEVGPVWLYPSAPLDCLIADPKKESKLYGLKSFIEYQLTPNTTNRPVNHRYKHFDWLYERLLEKFGSVLPIPSLPDKQVTGEYELSVSVSTCLSLCPPVCLCVHLSVPSGRFEEDFIRMRMEQLQSWMTRMCRHPIVSQSEVFQLFLTYRDEKEWKAGKRAAERDETVGPMMFSLIEPEAAELDVTEVERQCELHSHFTKSMDDGVKELLNVGHTHWKRCTGPLPKEYERIGRAFRNLSAVFTSSKYPGEETLTDALTAAGKTYEEIAEIVAQQPLKDLHFLLETNSEYKGLLGCFPDIIAVHKAAVEKVKESDRLVSAGKINHNDRKLMNRRISCMSYGLQAEMNHFHSNRIHDYNRVMQHYLEQQVTFYQQIADKLRGALSQFTTL; this is translated from the exons ATGGCTCTACAG gcaGAGGTTCTCTACGACTTCACGGCTGAACCAGGAAACAATGAGCTGTCAGTGAGACGGGGAGAGACCATCTGTGTGCTCGaccag acgGTGGGTGGAGGCTGGATCAAAGCCCAGAACTCCAGCGGACAAACCGGTCTGGTACCTGAGGGATATTTACAG TTACAGGTCGGTGGTGTCAGTGAAGGAAGCGGGGACTCCTGGGGGGCCGGGGCCTTTGTCAGTAACACAACAGAAGGATGGGACAGTCGAGGATTTACGCAGACACAACAAG CAGCTGTCGAGTACGATGATGGCGAGTGGGACGATGACTGGGACGATCAATCGGTGGGCGGTTACCATGGTGATAATCAGCTGGACGAGGAGGGAGGAGCTTTAGGACGGAGCGCCCATGGGCCGTCCATGAAGATCTCCCTGAACAG GTTTCCGTTCTCCAAAGGTCCAAGCCCTGAAGTCTTCTTGTTGGCCAAACCTCCAGCCAACAGCAGAGACAGACTTCCTGTCTAT ATGGGAGAGGTGGGTCCGGTCTGGCTCTACCCGTCGGCTCCTCTCGACTGTTTGATCGCTGATCCCAAGAAAGAGTCCAAACTGTACGGACTGAAGAGCTTCATTGAGTACCAGCTCACTCCCAAT ACGACCAACAGACCTGTCAATCATCGCTACAAGCATTTTGATTGGCTGTACGAGCGTCTGCTGGAGAAGTTCGGCTCCGTTCTGCCAATCCCCTCGCTGCCTGACAAACAGGTCACAGGTGAGTAtgagctgtctgtctctgtgtccacctgtctgtctctgtgtccacctgtctgtctctgtgtccacctgtctgtccccTCAGGACGCTTCGAGGAGGACTTCATCAGGATGAGGATGGAGCAGCTGCAGTCCTGGATGACCCGGATGTGTCGTCACCCAATCGTCTCTCAGAGCGAAGTCTTCCAGCTCTTCCTCACCTACAGAGACGAGAAG GAGTGGAAGGCGGGGAAGAGGGCGGCTGAGAGGGACGAGACGGTGGGGCCGATGATGTTCAGCCTGATCGAACCCGAGGCCGCCGAGCTGGACGTCACCGAGGT TGAACGTCAGTGTGAGCTCCACAGCCACTTCACAAAGTCGATGGACGACGGAGTCAAAGAGCTGCTGAACGtcggacacacacactggaaacGCTGCACCGGAC cgctGCCTAAAGAGTACGAGCGGATCGGTCGAGCCTTCAGGAACCTGTCAGCTGTGTTCACCAGCAGCAAGTATCCAG gtgaGGAGACGCTGACGGACGCTCTGACAGCCGCGGGAAAAACGTACGAGGAGATCGCAGAGATCGTCGCTCAGCAG CCACTGAAGGaccttcacttcctgttggagaCGAACAGCGAGTACAAaggcctgctgggatgtttcccTGACATCATCGCAGTGCACAAG GCTGCAGTAGAGAAGGTGAAGGAGTCGGACCGTCTGGTGTCTGCTGGGAAAATTAACCACAACGACAGGAAGCTGATGAACCGACGAATCAGCTGCATGAGCTACGGCCTGCAGG CTGAGATGAATCATTTCCATAGTAACCGTATCCATGACTACAACAGAGTGATGCAACATTACCTGGAGCAACAGGTGACCTTCTACCAGCAG ATCGCTGATAAGCTGCGAGGAGCTCTGAGCCAGTTCACCACACTGTGA